In Acidimicrobiia bacterium, one genomic interval encodes:
- a CDS encoding ABC transporter ATP-binding protein: protein MLELRAISARFGPLPVLTGVDLTVGSGEIVAILGGSGSGKTTLLRVVAGLHRPAAGAVLWEGTDVTASPAHLRGFGMVFQDFALFPHLDVAANVAFGIADLPAPQRRARVVEELERVGLGGYERRRVGELSGGQAQRVAVARALAARPRLLLMDEPLGSLDRAFRRELAGDLRAALRSAGIPALHVTHDPDEAFAVADRIALLEGGTIARVGTPERLWRAPGTEAAARLLGLSTIADVTVGRDGVRLGHGEGRHARAVIREEAVRIAPDGTTEGVVEDSVFEGPGYLIAVSVTGGTIRVPHHQPITPGQVVRLEVPPEAFALLDG from the coding sequence ATGCTCGAGTTGCGCGCAATCTCCGCCCGGTTCGGGCCGCTACCGGTGCTTACCGGGGTCGACCTCACCGTGGGCTCCGGCGAGATCGTCGCCATCCTCGGCGGGAGCGGATCGGGCAAGACCACCCTGCTGCGGGTGGTGGCCGGGCTGCACCGCCCGGCGGCAGGCGCGGTCCTGTGGGAGGGCACCGATGTCACCGCCAGCCCGGCCCATCTGCGGGGTTTCGGGATGGTGTTCCAGGACTTCGCCCTGTTCCCGCATCTCGACGTCGCCGCCAACGTCGCCTTCGGGATCGCCGACCTGCCCGCGCCGCAGCGACGAGCCCGGGTGGTCGAAGAGCTGGAGCGGGTGGGCCTCGGCGGGTACGAGCGGCGCCGGGTGGGCGAACTCTCGGGAGGCCAGGCACAGCGAGTGGCAGTGGCCCGTGCGCTCGCCGCCCGCCCCCGGCTGCTGCTGATGGACGAGCCGCTCGGCTCCCTCGACCGAGCCTTCCGCCGCGAACTGGCCGGCGACCTGCGCGCCGCCCTCCGCTCGGCCGGTATCCCCGCCCTCCATGTCACCCACGACCCCGATGAGGCCTTCGCCGTCGCCGACCGGATCGCCCTCCTCGAAGGCGGCACGATCGCCCGGGTCGGCACCCCCGAGCGCCTGTGGCGGGCCCCCGGCACCGAAGCCGCCGCCCGCCTCCTCGGCCTCTCGACTATCGCCGACGTGACGGTGGGCCGCGACGGAGTTCGACTGGGCCACGGCGAGGGCCGCCACGCCCGCGCGGTGATCCGCGAAGAGGCGGTCCGCATCGCCCCCGACGGAACCACCGAAGGCGTGGTCGAGGACTCGGTATTCGAAGGCCCCGGTTACCTGATCGCGGTCAGCGTGACCGGCGGCACCATCCGGGTACCCCATCACCAACCAATCACCCCCGGCCAGGTGGTCCGGCTCGAAGTCCCCCCGGAGGCATTCGCCCTGTTGGACGGTTGA
- a CDS encoding thiamine diphosphokinase: MTDICLILAGGDAAPPVDPVPHPGFVIAADGGLAMAERLGLHVDLVVGDLDSADPTSLHLAEEQGATIERHPEDKDATDLELALDAAVARGFERVVIVGGTALERIDHLLANAALVAAPRYAGLNLEWRMGASRVVPLHESVDVDGVPGDIVSIVPMGGPVTVSVTGLEWGLEEAVLEPDSSRSISNRMIGHTAHLTAAGGQALVIHTRGTSA, translated from the coding sequence GTGACCGATATCTGCCTGATACTCGCTGGAGGCGATGCCGCGCCCCCGGTCGACCCGGTGCCGCATCCGGGATTCGTCATCGCCGCCGACGGCGGCCTGGCGATGGCCGAGCGCCTCGGACTCCACGTCGACCTGGTGGTCGGTGATCTCGACTCGGCCGATCCGACCTCGCTCCACCTCGCCGAGGAGCAAGGGGCGACCATCGAACGGCACCCGGAGGACAAGGACGCCACCGACCTGGAACTGGCGCTCGACGCCGCCGTCGCCCGCGGATTCGAGCGGGTGGTGATCGTCGGAGGAACCGCCCTCGAACGGATCGATCACTTGCTGGCCAACGCCGCGCTGGTGGCGGCGCCCCGCTACGCCGGGCTGAATCTCGAGTGGCGCATGGGTGCCTCCCGGGTGGTCCCGCTCCATGAGTCTGTCGATGTCGACGGCGTACCGGGCGACATCGTGTCCATCGTCCCCATGGGCGGCCCGGTGACCGTGTCTGTGACCGGGCTCGAGTGGGGCCTGGAAGAGGCAGTCCTGGAACCCGACTCGAGCCGCAGCATCAGCAATCGCATGATCGGCCACACAGCCCACCTCACGGCCGCCGGGGGCCAAGCACTTGTCATCCACACGAGAGGAACCTCCGCATGA
- a CDS encoding iron ABC transporter permease: protein MDRGGAAVTRRTAIALAVVPVAFLGAFFVWPVASIITTGLVEGGADAIGRVFGDRGLRGVAWFTLWQAVVSTVLTVIVAMPATWVLSRFEFPGRSLARAIATVPFVLPTVVVGTAFLALAGPSGLLGIDLHGTVWVILAAHVFFNVAVVVRLVGGVWGHLDPRLEDAARSLGYSPWRTFTRVTLPLLRPALAAASSIVFLFTLTSFGTVLILGGPRIATVEVEIYRRFALLLDLPGAAVLALLQMIGVVAALAAYARYQERHTVEQTLRPVRETARRIQGGRERALVAGILGATGLLVLGPPLVLLWRSLTAGGGFGLQAYRALGSDDLVDSGAAIGNSLGFAVAATVIALGVGLPAAVLIAARRGRLSRWFDTLLMLPLGTSAVTVGFGFLIALDWPVDLRASLALIPIAHALVAAPFVVRSSVPVLRAVRGRLREAAATLGASPGRTFREVDLPIVSRVAAVGAAFAFAISLGEFGATLFLARPGGPTIPIAIFRFLGRPGVLNFGQAMALSVLLMAITTAAILAVERARMPGPGAF, encoded by the coding sequence ATGGATCGAGGTGGTGCTGCGGTGACCCGACGGACGGCGATCGCCCTCGCCGTCGTCCCGGTCGCCTTCCTGGGGGCGTTCTTCGTGTGGCCGGTGGCGTCGATCATCACCACCGGGTTGGTCGAGGGCGGGGCAGATGCCATCGGGCGGGTCTTCGGCGACCGGGGCCTGCGCGGCGTCGCCTGGTTCACGCTGTGGCAGGCGGTGGTGTCGACGGTCCTCACGGTGATCGTGGCGATGCCGGCCACATGGGTGCTGTCCCGGTTCGAGTTTCCCGGCCGCAGCCTGGCCCGGGCGATCGCCACCGTGCCGTTCGTGCTGCCCACCGTGGTGGTGGGAACCGCCTTCCTCGCCCTGGCAGGGCCCAGCGGCCTGCTCGGGATCGACCTCCACGGCACCGTGTGGGTGATCCTCGCTGCCCATGTGTTCTTCAACGTCGCCGTGGTGGTGCGACTCGTCGGCGGGGTGTGGGGCCACCTCGACCCCCGCCTCGAGGACGCCGCCCGCTCGCTCGGCTACTCCCCGTGGCGCACCTTCACCCGGGTGACCCTGCCCCTACTGCGACCGGCGCTGGCGGCAGCCTCGTCGATCGTTTTCCTGTTCACCCTCACCTCGTTCGGCACGGTGCTGATCCTCGGCGGCCCCCGCATCGCCACTGTCGAGGTGGAGATCTACCGCCGCTTCGCCCTGCTGCTCGACCTGCCCGGGGCGGCGGTGCTCGCCCTGCTCCAGATGATCGGCGTGGTGGCCGCCCTCGCCGCCTATGCCCGGTATCAGGAGCGGCACACGGTGGAACAGACGCTGCGCCCGGTGCGGGAAACGGCGCGGCGGATCCAGGGCGGCCGGGAACGGGCGCTGGTCGCCGGCATCCTCGGTGCCACCGGCCTGCTGGTGCTGGGACCGCCACTGGTGTTGCTGTGGCGGTCGCTCACCGCCGGTGGCGGGTTCGGCCTCCAGGCATACCGGGCGCTCGGGTCCGACGACCTGGTCGACAGCGGGGCGGCGATCGGCAACTCGCTCGGGTTCGCGGTGGCAGCGACGGTGATCGCCCTCGGGGTGGGCCTGCCGGCGGCCGTGTTGATCGCGGCCCGGCGCGGGCGGCTCTCCCGATGGTTCGACACCCTGCTGATGCTGCCCCTGGGCACTTCGGCGGTGACGGTGGGGTTCGGCTTCCTCATCGCCCTCGACTGGCCGGTCGACCTGCGGGCATCGCTGGCGCTGATCCCGATCGCCCACGCCCTGGTGGCGGCTCCGTTCGTGGTGCGATCGTCGGTACCGGTGCTGCGGGCGGTACGGGGTCGGCTGCGCGAGGCGGCGGCCACGCTGGGAGCGTCACCGGGGCGGACCTTCCGCGAGGTCGACCTGCCGATCGTCTCCCGGGTCGCCGCAGTGGGGGCGGCCTTTGCCTTTGCCATCTCGCTGGGTGAGTTCGGGGCCACCCTGTTCCTCGCCCGGCCCGGCGGGCCGACCATCCCCATTGCCATCTTCCGCTTCCTCGGCCGCCCCGGGGTGCTCAACTTCGGCCAGGCGATGGCGTTGAGTGTGCTGCTGATGGCGATCACCACCGCCGCGATCCTGGCAGTGGAACGAGCCCGCATGCCCGGTCCGGGGGCGTTCTGA
- a CDS encoding DUF4097 family beta strand repeat-containing protein — MKEFRFPSSGTPTVSLRLPSGEVRIVQGEPGEITVQLEGRSSTVDRFIVEDRGGEIVIEPERSSKGRWSSVEVTIWCFDPINFRGRLVAADINSAVELASAHIESASGDIHLSDVLGDATMRSASGDIKAGLVAGHLEVAAASGDVRAVHVKGTASIKTASGDIKVGSVDGEFQAKSASGSVVVNRFDGPSFDAKSLSGDISLGVPAGRKFDVAFQTLSGEVRTDFPVGHGGDGAPARLSIKTVSGDITVTGSR; from the coding sequence ATGAAGGAATTCCGTTTCCCCAGCTCGGGCACCCCGACCGTCTCGCTGCGACTGCCGTCGGGCGAGGTGCGGATCGTCCAGGGAGAGCCGGGCGAGATCACCGTCCAGCTCGAGGGGCGTTCCTCGACGGTCGACAGGTTCATCGTCGAGGACCGCGGGGGCGAGATCGTGATCGAGCCCGAGCGGTCTTCGAAGGGCCGCTGGTCGTCGGTCGAGGTCACCATCTGGTGCTTCGATCCGATCAACTTCCGCGGTCGCCTGGTTGCGGCGGACATCAATTCGGCCGTCGAACTCGCCTCCGCTCACATCGAGAGCGCGTCGGGCGACATCCACCTCAGCGATGTGTTGGGAGACGCCACCATGAGGTCGGCCTCCGGTGACATCAAGGCCGGTCTCGTGGCCGGCCACCTCGAAGTTGCCGCCGCTTCCGGCGACGTGCGCGCGGTGCACGTCAAAGGGACGGCCTCGATCAAGACCGCTTCGGGCGATATCAAGGTCGGCTCGGTAGACGGCGAGTTCCAGGCCAAGTCGGCATCCGGAAGCGTCGTCGTCAACCGCTTCGACGGCCCGTCATTCGATGCCAAGAGCCTTTCGGGCGACATCTCGCTCGGCGTACCCGCAGGCCGGAAGTTCGATGTCGCCTTCCAGACGCTCAGCGGTGAGGTGCGCACCGACTTCCCGGTGGGCCACGGCGGCGATGGCGCCCCGGCCCGGCTCAGCATCAAGACCGTCTCCGGCGACATCACGGTCACAGGAAGCAGGTAG
- a CDS encoding toxin-antitoxin system HicB family antitoxin, translating to MDTTMAMARLQGAIEQQVLVAGGDPEVEAASRALLSALEPAVRQLAYDLAEQAAAEVSGQLGGYDVDVVLASGEPSIRVRARDSVEAPGGESLDARITLRLPPTLKELIESAAEERGESLNSWLVKTISIKADTRGKSRTIQGTIET from the coding sequence ATGGACACCACGATGGCGATGGCCAGACTCCAGGGAGCGATCGAGCAGCAGGTGCTCGTGGCCGGAGGCGACCCCGAAGTCGAGGCCGCGTCCCGAGCTCTCCTCAGCGCCCTCGAGCCGGCGGTGCGGCAGCTGGCCTATGACCTGGCCGAACAGGCCGCGGCGGAAGTCTCCGGGCAACTCGGTGGTTACGACGTCGACGTCGTGCTCGCCTCCGGCGAGCCGTCCATCCGGGTTCGAGCGCGCGATTCCGTCGAGGCACCCGGCGGCGAGTCGCTCGACGCCCGCATCACCCTCCGGCTCCCGCCCACCCTCAAGGAGCTGATCGAGTCGGCCGCCGAGGAGCGCGGCGAGTCCCTCAACTCGTGGCTCGTCAAAACGATTTCGATCAAGGCCGACACCCGCGGAAAGTCCCGCACGATTCAGGGAACGATCGAGACATGA
- a CDS encoding thiamine ABC transporter substrate-binding protein, with amino-acid sequence MKRLIATGAVLALLTASCVAEPPVVRIVAHDFFEVSDEVLAAFTAETGIEVTIIRGGDAGLIVNQAALTKGNPVTDILFGVDNTLLSRALDAEIFVRYESFLIPEIPDEFELSPFVTPIDYGDVCINYDRSAFGGELPPPATLEDLTDPRYRGMLVVQDPTISSPGLAFMLATIVRFGESGDYTWLDYWADLRANDVEIAPDWGTAYYGMFSGAGDGDRPIVVSYATSPAAEVIDAEPPIPETSTAVIRDGCYRQIEFAGILVNADHPQNARKFIDFMLSLQFQEDVPGQMFVYPVRPEAELPAWFGERPTDTPPGLAPEVIGANRERWLDEWIEVVLR; translated from the coding sequence ATGAAGCGCTTGATCGCCACCGGCGCCGTTCTCGCCCTGCTCACCGCGTCCTGCGTCGCCGAGCCGCCGGTGGTCCGGATCGTCGCCCACGACTTCTTCGAGGTGTCCGATGAGGTGCTCGCCGCATTCACTGCGGAGACGGGGATCGAGGTGACGATCATCCGTGGTGGCGACGCCGGGTTGATCGTCAACCAGGCGGCCCTCACCAAAGGCAACCCGGTCACCGACATCCTGTTCGGGGTCGACAACACCCTGCTCTCCCGTGCGCTCGACGCCGAGATCTTCGTGCGCTACGAGTCCTTCCTGATACCGGAGATCCCCGACGAGTTCGAGCTCAGCCCGTTCGTCACCCCGATCGATTACGGGGACGTCTGCATCAACTACGACCGGAGCGCATTCGGTGGCGAGTTGCCGCCGCCGGCGACCCTGGAGGACCTGACCGACCCCCGCTACCGGGGGATGCTGGTGGTGCAGGATCCGACGATCTCCTCCCCCGGCCTGGCGTTCATGCTGGCCACGATCGTCCGGTTCGGCGAGAGCGGTGACTACACGTGGCTCGACTACTGGGCCGACCTGCGGGCCAACGACGTAGAGATCGCCCCCGACTGGGGCACCGCCTACTACGGGATGTTCTCGGGGGCAGGCGACGGCGATCGCCCGATCGTGGTGTCGTATGCCACCTCGCCGGCGGCCGAAGTGATCGATGCCGAGCCGCCGATCCCGGAAACCTCCACCGCGGTGATCCGCGACGGCTGTTACCGCCAGATCGAGTTCGCCGGGATCCTGGTCAACGCCGACCATCCGCAGAACGCCCGCAAGTTCATCGACTTCATGCTCAGCCTGCAGTTCCAGGAGGACGTGCCGGGGCAGATGTTCGTATACCCGGTGCGGCCCGAGGCCGAGTTGCCCGCGTGGTTCGGCGAGCGGCCCACCGACACTCCGCCCGGCCTCGCCCCCGAGGTGATCGGGGCCAACCGGGAGCGCTGGCTCGACGAATGGATCGAGGTGGTGCTGCGGTGA